One window from the genome of Myxococcales bacterium encodes:
- a CDS encoding uroporphyrinogen-III synthase: protein MNALILRSPASAQPYLEVLRELGVNSDACEVTTTKWLADGIEELRRAVAELGDGGGVFLASHNGVAAFCQAMVSATPPSGARWHVVTAGEATRDALTAEAATNLTLGRHVASVVAMVATAEASIGASAAAYFASKHVPHVLVPRAANGRADIVNELSARQLAHAAIDCYETCPAPIDPTLRHHLDALRAGQVALVVVMAPSAVAALASALAPVALADLTCRWLAIGETTRDALIAADVASDAVRAAPTPTPQGVAQAVANWR from the coding sequence ATGAACGCACTTATCCTTCGCTCGCCCGCGTCGGCACAACCGTACCTTGAGGTCTTGCGGGAGCTCGGCGTGAACAGCGACGCATGCGAAGTCACGACCACCAAGTGGCTCGCTGATGGCATCGAGGAGCTGCGACGCGCGGTCGCCGAGCTCGGCGATGGCGGCGGCGTGTTCTTGGCCAGCCACAACGGCGTGGCGGCCTTTTGCCAGGCCATGGTCTCCGCCACCCCGCCAAGCGGTGCGCGCTGGCATGTCGTGACGGCGGGTGAAGCGACGCGCGACGCTCTAACCGCCGAGGCGGCCACGAATCTGACGCTCGGCCGGCACGTGGCAAGCGTGGTCGCGATGGTGGCCACTGCTGAAGCCTCGATTGGTGCGAGCGCAGCGGCTTACTTTGCGTCGAAACACGTGCCGCATGTGTTGGTGCCGCGCGCCGCGAATGGGCGAGCGGATATTGTCAATGAGCTGTCGGCGAGGCAGCTCGCGCACGCGGCAATTGACTGCTACGAGACCTGCCCTGCTCCGATCGACCCCACGCTGCGTCACCACCTCGACGCGCTGCGCGCGGGACAGGTAGCGCTCGTGGTGGTCATGGCGCCGTCGGCGGTGGCGGCGCTCGCGTCGGCCCTCGCGCCCGTCGCCCTGGCCGACCTTACCTGCCGTTGGCTCGCCATTGGCGAGACGACGCGCGATGCGCTGATCGCGGCCGACGTAGCCTCCGACGCGGTGCGCGCCGCACCCACGCCGACGCCGCAAGGGGTCGCACAGGCAGTGGCGAACTGGCGATAG